The candidate division KSB1 bacterium genome has a segment encoding these proteins:
- a CDS encoding TonB-dependent receptor, with the protein MLKRALLFSLLLLIPVCLFSATTGKIIGVVTDKATGEALAGANVMIEGTTLGAATNAQGGYIILNVPPGIYTLKASFIGYQVVRISNVRVSVDLTTEVNFQLPTEAIEVQQISIVAERPLINVNATNETHIMTAEDIANMPVRSYAGVVATASGVVSARGTLYVRGGRQDEIAYYVDGIYSNDLRTGQRVGDVPITSLE; encoded by the coding sequence ATGTTGAAACGAGCATTACTTTTCAGTCTGTTGCTCTTGATTCCTGTTTGTCTGTTTTCAGCGACGACAGGAAAAATCATCGGCGTCGTCACCGACAAGGCGACCGGCGAGGCTTTGGCCGGGGCCAATGTGATGATCGAAGGCACTACGTTGGGTGCGGCGACGAACGCTCAGGGCGGCTATATCATTTTGAATGTACCGCCGGGCATTTATACGCTCAAAGCCAGCTTTATCGGATATCAGGTGGTAAGGATTTCGAATGTCCGCGTTTCAGTCGACTTGACGACGGAGGTCAACTTCCAACTTCCGACTGAAGCCATTGAGGTGCAGCAGATTTCCATTGTGGCCGAGCGTCCTCTAATCAACGTCAATGCGACCAATGAGACGCACATTATGACGGCAGAAGATATTGCCAACATGCCGGTGCGCAGTTATGCAGGCGTCGTGGCGACAGCCTCCGGCGTGGTCAGCGCGCGCGGTACTCTTTATGTCCGCGGCGGCCGCCAGGATGAAATCGCCTACTATGTCGACGGTATTTACTCGAACGATCTCCGCACCGGTCAGCGCGTCGGCGATGTGCCGATTACCTCGTTGGAGC
- the hemW gene encoding radical SAM family heme chaperone HemW — translation MPAGLYIHIPFCRSKCLYCDFFSSTDLSRVNRFLSALLREMIVRSRQEPFAGLVFSTIYFGGGTPSLLTAEQVAGIIEAAFKNFQWTSEVEISLEANPESVTVDRLQGWKAAGVNRLTIGVQSFIDEELRFLGRLHNAAQAEAAVEAARHTGFNNLGLDLIFGIPGQTMTSWRFSLAKALSYTPAHLSLYSLTYESGTPLWQKKQKGLFYPCSDKLERQLFLDAAARLTGAGYEHYEISNYALPGKRSRHNQLYWQQYPYLGLGPSAHSFDGFKREWNFRDLERYCEGIEHKGEAPADFEVISSALFAEEAILLGLRRREGIDLQAWRARFGYDLLPIAGKIAEPLGGLDETPLFSPSRRGSLLSFSNGKLGLTRQGILFYDALCAEFFMQLDKIVP, via the coding sequence ATGCCTGCCGGACTATACATTCACATCCCTTTCTGCCGCAGCAAATGTCTTTATTGTGACTTTTTTTCTTCGACCGATCTGAGCCGGGTCAATCGTTTTCTTTCCGCTTTGCTTCGAGAAATGATTGTGCGCAGTCGGCAAGAGCCGTTCGCCGGTCTGGTGTTTTCGACGATTTATTTCGGGGGAGGAACGCCGTCCCTGTTGACGGCCGAACAAGTCGCAGGCATTATCGAAGCAGCTTTCAAAAATTTTCAATGGACATCGGAAGTCGAGATTTCTTTGGAAGCAAATCCGGAGAGTGTAACTGTCGATCGGCTGCAGGGCTGGAAAGCTGCGGGCGTCAATCGCCTGACTATTGGTGTGCAATCGTTCATTGACGAGGAGTTGCGCTTTTTAGGGCGACTGCACAATGCTGCGCAAGCCGAGGCGGCTGTTGAGGCCGCGCGACACACAGGCTTTAATAATCTAGGCCTCGATTTGATATTCGGCATTCCCGGGCAGACAATGACCTCTTGGCGATTCTCGCTTGCGAAAGCTTTGTCTTATACACCGGCGCATCTTTCTCTTTACAGTTTAACTTACGAATCGGGTACACCGCTTTGGCAAAAGAAGCAGAAAGGGCTGTTCTACCCCTGTTCCGATAAGCTGGAGAGGCAATTGTTTCTTGATGCAGCGGCAAGGCTGACCGGCGCCGGTTACGAGCACTATGAAATCAGCAACTATGCCCTACCGGGAAAACGGTCGCGGCACAATCAACTCTATTGGCAACAGTACCCTTACTTGGGGCTTGGACCTTCGGCGCATTCGTTCGACGGCTTTAAACGAGAATGGAATTTTCGCGATTTGGAGCGTTATTGCGAAGGCATTGAACACAAAGGTGAAGCTCCGGCAGATTTTGAGGTGATCTCGTCCGCTCTTTTTGCGGAAGAGGCTATCCTGTTAGGATTACGGCGTAGAGAAGGCATCGATTTGCAGGCTTGGCGCGCGCGGTTCGGTTATGATCTATTGCCGATCGCCGGAAAGATTGCCGAGCCGCTGGGAGGATTGGATGAGACGCCGTTGTTTTCACCTTCGCGGCGCGGCAGTTTGCTCAGTTTTAGCAACGGAAAGCTGGGTTTGACGCGGCAGGGAATTCTGTTCTACGATGCACTCTGCGCTGAATTTTTCATGCAGCTGGATAAAATAGTTCCATAG
- the lepB gene encoding signal peptidase I: protein MKTLKEYLVALLITLFGALFLRTFVVQAFRIPTGSMKDTLLIGDFLLVNKAVFAVRKPVFLPGSLLSVSRFTAIRKPKRGEIIVFKYPQNPSLDYIKRCVGLPGDTIEMRNGRLYINNRPEGEETLIDKRFDEEEQALYGYYRIQTPDHRLYTVRRRLDHFANDDFAATVVPPRHYFMLGDNRDNSSDSRVWGFLPEDFVVGKAMLIYFSYDYRRTDGSLVNRVRWGRILKTVR from the coding sequence ATGAAAACGCTCAAGGAATACCTTGTTGCTCTCTTGATCACATTATTCGGGGCGTTGTTCCTAAGGACATTCGTCGTTCAAGCCTTCCGAATTCCCACCGGCTCTATGAAGGATACCCTCTTGATCGGCGACTTTTTACTGGTCAACAAGGCTGTTTTTGCCGTGCGTAAACCTGTCTTTCTACCCGGATCCTTGCTTTCCGTTTCGCGTTTTACAGCGATAAGAAAACCAAAACGGGGCGAAATCATCGTATTTAAATATCCCCAAAATCCCTCGCTGGATTACATCAAGAGGTGCGTGGGGCTGCCGGGCGATACCATCGAAATGCGTAACGGTCGTCTCTACATCAACAACCGACCGGAAGGAGAAGAGACGCTCATCGATAAACGCTTCGATGAAGAAGAACAAGCTCTGTACGGTTATTATCGTATTCAAACGCCCGATCACCGTCTCTATACCGTCCGCCGTCGACTTGATCATTTCGCAAATGATGATTTTGCGGCGACGGTTGTACCGCCGAGGCACTATTTTATGTTAGGAGACAATCGCGACAACAGCTCTGACAGTCGGGTTTGGGGTTTTTTGCCCGAAGACTTTGTCGTAGGTAAAGCCATGCTGATCTACTTTTCCTACGATTACCGTCGAACGGACGGCTCTCTGGTTAATCGCGTGCGTTGGGGGCGCATCCTGAAAACGGTCCGCTGA
- the lepB gene encoding signal peptidase I, with protein MKKGIVRQFFDSIGYALIAALIIRALIIQSYRIPTGSMKDTLMIGDFLLVNKYIYGINTPNRIIGTKIRIPSTRLPGIREPKRGDIVVFRFPGDDTIDYIKRCVGVAGDTIELRESTLYINNEPEGKEEFLGKEWDREEGRYIDFYRITRPNGQQYVIRKADRPEFRMDRFGPIVVPPGHIFMMGDNRDNSYDSRMWGALPDRYIVGQALVIFFSIEKMEPWYKLHKKIRWGRIFGVIR; from the coding sequence ATGAAAAAAGGAATCGTCCGTCAGTTCTTCGACTCGATCGGTTACGCCCTGATCGCCGCGCTCATCATTCGGGCGCTGATTATTCAGTCCTACCGAATCCCTACCGGTTCCATGAAGGACACATTGATGATCGGCGATTTTTTGCTGGTCAACAAGTACATCTATGGCATCAACACTCCCAATCGCATCATCGGCACCAAGATCCGCATTCCTTCTACACGCCTTCCGGGCATTCGTGAGCCGAAGCGCGGCGACATCGTCGTTTTTCGCTTTCCCGGAGACGATACCATCGACTATATCAAGCGCTGCGTCGGAGTAGCGGGCGATACGATCGAACTGCGCGAAAGCACACTGTACATAAACAATGAACCGGAAGGTAAAGAAGAGTTTCTCGGCAAAGAATGGGACAGAGAAGAAGGCCGTTACATAGATTTTTATCGGATCACGCGGCCGAACGGTCAACAGTATGTCATTCGTAAGGCTGATCGTCCGGAATTCCGAATGGACCGGTTCGGCCCCATTGTTGTGCCTCCAGGTCACATTTTTATGATGGGCGACAACCGCGACAACAGCTACGACAGCCGCATGTGGGGCGCGCTGCCCGACCGTTATATTGTCGGCCAGGCGCTCGTCATCTTTTTTTCCATCGAAAAAATGGAGCCCTGGTACAAGCTGCACAAGAAAATTCGCTGGGGCCGGATCTTCGGCGTCATTCGTTGA
- a CDS encoding ABC transporter ATP-binding protein: MSDTNAMISLVGLSKSYGTQAAVEDLNLQVGRELFVFLGPNGAGKTTTIKLMTGLLRPDKGTILLDGVDINRQPLEAKKRFGYAPETPALFEKLTAVEFIDFIIAVHRLDYKSALIRRDQLFEIFELADHAGKLVEELSNGMKKKLSLIAALIHQPPILFLDEPTTALDPKAARNLKDLLRGIVAKGGCVFMSTHILEVAEAMCDRVGIIHKGRLIALGTVEELRRQFATDGTLEDIFLHLTGEPYADKVEEFLQLNG; the protein is encoded by the coding sequence TTGAGCGACACAAACGCCATGATCTCGCTTGTCGGTTTGAGCAAATCCTATGGAACACAGGCGGCAGTTGAAGACCTGAATTTGCAGGTGGGCAGGGAGCTTTTCGTTTTTCTCGGTCCCAACGGCGCCGGCAAAACGACCACTATCAAGTTGATGACCGGTCTGCTGAGGCCGGATAAAGGAACCATTTTGCTCGACGGAGTAGACATCAATCGACAGCCGCTCGAGGCAAAAAAGCGGTTCGGATATGCGCCCGAGACGCCCGCTCTCTTTGAAAAACTGACTGCCGTCGAATTCATCGACTTTATCATTGCCGTTCATCGGCTTGATTATAAATCGGCTTTGATTCGGCGCGATCAGCTTTTTGAAATTTTCGAGCTCGCCGATCACGCCGGGAAGTTGGTCGAAGAGCTTTCCAACGGCATGAAAAAAAAGCTTTCCTTGATTGCCGCACTGATTCACCAGCCGCCCATACTCTTCCTTGATGAGCCTACCACGGCGCTCGACCCCAAAGCTGCGCGCAATTTAAAGGACCTCCTGCGCGGCATCGTTGCCAAAGGCGGCTGCGTTTTCATGAGCACCCACATCCTCGAAGTGGCCGAAGCCATGTGCGACCGCGTCGGCATCATCCATAAAGGCCGTTTGATTGCCCTCGGCACGGTCGAAGAGCTGCGGCGACAATTTGCCACCGACGGTACTTTGGAAGACATCTTTCTTCATCTCACCGGTGAACCTTATGCGGACAAAGTCGAAGAATTTTTGCAGCTGAACGGATGA
- the lepA gene encoding translation elongation factor 4, whose protein sequence is MSRKESMQQDYIRNFCIIAHIDHGKSTLADRLLEATGTISKAEMKEQVLDSMDLERERGITIKMHAITMKHTVDGVEYTLNLIDTPGHVDFTYEVSRSLAACEGAILVVDASQGVEAQTVSNLYLAIENDLEIIPVINKIDLPSARIEEVKHQIIDLLGCKEEEILLASAKAGIGIEGILQAIVERIPPPEGDSEAPLRALIFDSVFNAYRGAVAYIRVVEGEIRTGQKIRFMATGKEFEVQEVGILRLQLVPQDKLSAGQVGYVIAGAKEVKDTKVGDTITDALNPADQPLPGYREAKPMVFCGLFPSVTENYEDLRNALEKLALNDSALHFEPESSLALGFGFRCGFLGLLHMEIIQERLEREYGLDLVTTVPNVEFHVYTKKGEMRVVDNPANLPPAGDIERVEEPYISASILTPTDYVGPIMTLARERRGIYLTTEYIDSTRVNMRYEFPLAEVIFDFYDRLKSISKGYASFDYEFLEFRPGDVVRLDILLNGEKVDALSIIVHSDKAYEWGRKVTGKLKELIPRQMFQVAIQAAIGGRVIARETISPLRKNVTAKCYGGDITRKRKLLEKQKEGKKRMKQLGKVEVPQEAFLAVLRVD, encoded by the coding sequence ATATCCCGCAAGGAAAGTATGCAGCAGGACTATATTCGCAATTTTTGCATCATTGCCCATATCGATCATGGAAAGTCGACTTTGGCGGATCGTCTCCTCGAGGCCACCGGCACGATCAGCAAAGCGGAAATGAAGGAACAGGTGCTGGACAGCATGGACCTGGAGCGGGAACGGGGCATCACCATCAAAATGCACGCCATCACCATGAAGCACACGGTCGACGGCGTCGAATACACCCTGAACCTTATCGATACTCCGGGCCATGTTGATTTTACCTACGAGGTTTCGCGCAGTCTGGCGGCCTGCGAAGGTGCGATCCTTGTGGTCGACGCTTCTCAAGGGGTCGAAGCGCAGACCGTCAGCAATCTTTACTTGGCCATCGAAAACGATTTGGAGATCATTCCGGTCATCAACAAGATCGATCTGCCCAGCGCGCGCATCGAGGAGGTCAAGCATCAGATTATTGATCTGCTCGGCTGCAAGGAGGAAGAAATCCTGCTCGCCAGCGCCAAAGCAGGAATCGGTATCGAGGGGATTTTACAGGCGATTGTGGAGCGCATTCCGCCGCCGGAAGGCGATTCGGAGGCGCCACTGCGGGCGCTGATTTTCGACTCGGTGTTCAACGCCTACCGCGGCGCCGTTGCCTATATTCGCGTTGTGGAAGGAGAAATCCGCACCGGACAAAAAATCCGCTTCATGGCGACCGGTAAAGAGTTTGAAGTTCAGGAAGTCGGCATCCTTCGCCTGCAGCTTGTGCCTCAGGACAAGCTGAGCGCCGGTCAGGTCGGCTATGTCATCGCCGGTGCAAAGGAGGTCAAGGACACCAAGGTCGGAGATACGATTACCGATGCTCTAAATCCCGCCGACCAGCCGCTGCCGGGCTACCGCGAGGCCAAACCGATGGTCTTTTGCGGCCTCTTTCCTTCGGTCACCGAGAATTACGAAGACCTGCGCAACGCGTTGGAAAAGCTGGCGCTCAACGATTCGGCTCTGCACTTTGAGCCCGAGTCCTCGCTGGCGCTGGGGTTTGGTTTCCGCTGCGGCTTTCTCGGGCTGCTGCATATGGAAATTATTCAGGAAAGGTTGGAGCGGGAGTACGGCCTCGATCTGGTGACAACCGTCCCCAACGTCGAGTTTCACGTCTATACCAAAAAAGGCGAAATGCGTGTGGTCGACAATCCGGCCAATCTTCCGCCGGCCGGCGACATCGAGCGCGTCGAGGAGCCCTATATCAGCGCTTCGATTCTCACCCCGACCGATTACGTTGGGCCGATCATGACGCTGGCGCGTGAACGCCGCGGCATCTATTTGACTACCGAATACATCGACAGTACGCGCGTCAATATGCGCTATGAATTTCCGCTCGCCGAAGTCATTTTCGATTTCTACGATCGCCTCAAGTCGATCAGCAAAGGATATGCCTCCTTTGATTATGAATTTCTCGAATTCCGCCCCGGCGATGTCGTTCGTCTCGACATCCTGCTGAACGGCGAAAAGGTCGATGCCTTGTCCATTATTGTGCACAGCGACAAGGCGTACGAGTGGGGACGCAAAGTCACCGGGAAACTCAAGGAGCTGATTCCAAGGCAGATGTTTCAGGTGGCGATTCAGGCGGCCATCGGCGGCCGGGTCATCGCCCGCGAGACCATCTCGCCCCTGCGCAAAAATGTGACGGCCAAATGCTACGGAGGAGACATCACCCGCAAACGCAAGCTTTTGGAAAAGCAAAAGGAAGGCAAGAAGCGAATGAAACAGCTCGGCAAAGTCGAAGTGCCTCAGGAAGCGTTCCTGGCCGTCTTGAGGGTCGATTGA
- a CDS encoding serpin family protein: protein MFPRKPAVLLTILFLSACSRDLSYEPSLQPMRALTTAENSIKEGAEDFGFALLKQLAQESQQENLFISPLSISMALTMTLNGAAGETEAAMRQTLKLELTEEERNEAFRSLIALLLSADPRVKMEIANSIWIRRGFPVEEDFLRLNRTYLDAMVQQLDFNDPASLGIINRWVSEKTHGKIDKILESIPGEMVMYLINAVYFKGTWKSQFDKNATRADEFFPIGAAAVPCSMMVQTNDAFSYYANEQMQAIDLPYGNGRFSMTILLPAYGKTPAELLESLDKESLRALPKKFSKQRGTLHLVKFKLEYKKKLNDALSNMGMAVAFTEQADFTRINRNGPLFISEVLHKSFVQVDEEGTEAAAATSVGIALTSAGDSNGFIMVVNRPFLFFIREQNSGAVLFLGIVNRP from the coding sequence ATGTTCCCGCGAAAACCGGCGGTCCTTTTAACGATCCTGTTTTTGTCAGCCTGCAGTCGCGACTTGAGCTATGAACCTTCGCTGCAGCCGATGCGCGCTCTGACGACGGCGGAAAACTCGATCAAAGAAGGGGCGGAGGATTTCGGCTTTGCGCTGCTCAAACAACTCGCCCAAGAGTCGCAGCAGGAAAACCTTTTCATCTCTCCGCTGAGCATTTCCATGGCGCTGACCATGACCTTGAATGGGGCAGCAGGCGAAACTGAGGCCGCCATGCGTCAGACGCTGAAACTTGAACTCACTGAAGAGGAACGCAACGAGGCGTTTCGCTCTCTTATTGCGCTTCTTCTGTCCGCTGACCCTCGCGTTAAAATGGAAATTGCCAATTCGATCTGGATACGCCGCGGATTTCCGGTCGAAGAGGATTTCCTGCGGCTCAACCGCACCTATCTCGACGCCATGGTTCAGCAACTCGATTTTAATGATCCAGCGAGCCTCGGCATCATCAATCGTTGGGTCAGCGAAAAGACACACGGCAAAATTGACAAGATACTGGAAAGCATTCCCGGCGAAATGGTGATGTACCTTATAAACGCCGTGTATTTCAAGGGCACGTGGAAATCTCAGTTCGATAAAAACGCAACTCGTGCCGATGAATTTTTCCCCATCGGAGCGGCGGCGGTACCCTGCTCTATGATGGTACAGACCAACGATGCCTTTTCATATTATGCCAATGAACAGATGCAGGCGATCGATCTGCCGTACGGCAATGGCCGATTTTCCATGACCATCCTTCTGCCGGCATACGGCAAAACACCTGCTGAACTGCTGGAGTCACTTGACAAAGAATCTTTGCGCGCTTTGCCGAAAAAATTTTCCAAGCAGCGCGGCACCCTCCATCTGGTCAAATTTAAGCTGGAGTACAAAAAGAAGCTCAATGACGCTCTGAGCAATATGGGTATGGCCGTTGCCTTTACCGAGCAGGCCGACTTTACCCGCATCAACCGCAACGGGCCCCTTTTCATTTCCGAGGTTCTGCATAAAAGCTTCGTCCAAGTTGATGAAGAAGGGACCGAAGCTGCGGCTGCCACCTCCGTCGGAATCGCCTTAACATCTGCCGGCGACTCTAACGGCTTTATTATGGTCGTGAACCGGCCGTTCTTGTTCTTTATTCGCGAGCAAAACAGCGGCGCAGTGCTGTTTTTGGGCATAGTAAACAGGCCGTGA
- a CDS encoding complex I NDUFA9 subunit family protein translates to MNVFVTGATGFVGTVIIERLHAAGYLVHALVRNAAKAQFLRQRGVEVKFGDATDKGSLYAALTDCEAVVHLIAVIKEMPRRGVTFERINYEATLNLIEASKARGVRRFLHMSALGSSPDGPTPYFRTKGKAEEAVRHSGLEFTIFRPSFIYGRGDAVYSLLARMLRLSPLGLFPLFGDGLYRSQPVAVENVADGFVKALSLPVSIGKTYDVGGPDSLAFREQVELIGKAIGKSVRFLSLPLPLSRNFVRIAQLFPFSPIDLDRLTMLTSDNVCDSRPFAEELGIDLMPFEVGITYLKDV, encoded by the coding sequence GTGAACGTCTTTGTTACCGGTGCAACCGGTTTTGTCGGCACAGTGATCATCGAACGATTGCATGCAGCCGGATATCTGGTGCATGCTTTAGTGCGGAATGCCGCAAAAGCGCAGTTTTTGCGGCAAAGAGGCGTCGAGGTCAAATTCGGAGATGCAACCGATAAGGGTTCCTTGTACGCCGCATTAACGGACTGCGAAGCGGTTGTTCATCTTATTGCCGTCATCAAGGAAATGCCGCGTCGGGGCGTTACATTCGAGCGGATCAATTACGAGGCGACGCTGAATCTGATCGAGGCTTCTAAAGCCCGCGGCGTCCGCCGCTTTTTGCATATGAGCGCTCTGGGCTCTTCGCCGGATGGACCCACGCCCTATTTTCGTACGAAAGGCAAAGCCGAAGAAGCGGTTCGGCACAGCGGGCTCGAGTTTACCATCTTTCGCCCCTCATTCATCTATGGACGAGGGGATGCGGTCTATTCACTTTTAGCGCGCATGCTGCGCCTCTCGCCGCTGGGTCTCTTTCCCCTTTTCGGCGACGGGCTTTATCGTTCGCAACCCGTGGCGGTGGAAAATGTCGCCGACGGCTTTGTAAAGGCGCTCAGCCTCCCGGTATCTATCGGTAAAACCTACGATGTCGGCGGTCCAGATTCCCTCGCATTTCGCGAGCAAGTGGAGCTAATTGGTAAAGCCATCGGGAAATCTGTCCGTTTTCTTTCCTTGCCCCTCCCGCTGAGTCGAAATTTTGTGCGCATTGCACAGCTCTTTCCGTTTTCTCCGATCGATTTGGATCGACTCACAATGCTCACCAGCGACAATGTCTGCGATTCGCGCCCGTTTGCTGAGGAACTCGGTATTGATCTCATGCCGTTTGAGGTCGGTATTACCTATTTAAAGGATGTCTAA
- the bcp gene encoding thioredoxin-dependent thiol peroxidase yields MSNTVNLKPGDPAPDFALTGSDGQTYSLSQFLGKKRVVLYFYPKDDTPGCTKEACSFRDQLPQLQAKDAVVLGVSADDLASHQKFIQKYGLNFPLLSDTDHRVAEAYGAWGEKKMYGKSYMGMIRKTFIIGKDGRIEHAFHKVTPEGHGEEIVNLLG; encoded by the coding sequence ATGAGCAATACAGTTAATCTTAAACCCGGTGATCCGGCCCCGGATTTTGCCTTAACCGGCTCGGATGGTCAAACTTATAGTCTTTCGCAATTTCTCGGTAAAAAGCGCGTCGTGCTTTATTTTTACCCCAAAGACGACACTCCAGGCTGCACCAAGGAAGCGTGTTCATTTCGCGACCAGCTTCCGCAGCTGCAGGCCAAAGATGCCGTGGTACTCGGCGTCAGCGCCGATGATCTGGCTTCGCATCAAAAATTTATTCAAAAATACGGCTTGAACTTTCCGCTTCTGTCGGATACCGATCATCGCGTGGCCGAGGCATACGGCGCTTGGGGTGAAAAGAAAATGTACGGCAAATCCTACATGGGCATGATCCGTAAGACGTTCATCATCGGTAAAGACGGACGCATTGAACATGCCTTTCACAAAGTCACGCCGGAGGGTCACGGCGAGGAAATCGTCAACCTTCTCGGATAA
- the larA gene encoding nickel-dependent lactate racemase: MNFRYGKQVVDIKLPSTCFVKELEKPSSEIHESESTILERAIDELLAALRVRLAPKARLLIIVPDHTRKCNLPFILPRLTHALEKAFQPNIEFLIANGSHVALSKETLAALLSPEIYSRYRVTQHDAKDESRLIDLGTTTFGTPIRLNRKVRETDFIITVNGILYHYFAGFGGGAKMLLPGVAGYETIRCNHSLSIDPNYGFHPNCREGNLADNPVFQDLRQVLNFVNNALSLQVVLAPEGRLAAAAGGNILEAQARLLPIVQQLYGLPLEEQADWVIADAGGFPGDVNLIQAHKAIHHAFRTVKRGGALIMIAECGEGIGSQTFLPTFDYGDSRTMAAALSRNFQINSQTALALKEKTENAKIYLLSNLDPEIVKKTGMIPLKRPTEIVALVEKEASAGKTGIVFRQANLYLPLLAVSS; encoded by the coding sequence GTGAATTTCCGTTACGGTAAACAGGTTGTGGACATAAAGCTGCCGTCGACCTGCTTCGTGAAAGAGCTGGAAAAGCCTTCTTCCGAAATACATGAAAGCGAGTCGACAATCCTCGAACGGGCCATTGACGAGCTTCTCGCTGCCCTCCGTGTTCGTCTTGCGCCTAAAGCGCGGTTATTGATCATTGTCCCGGATCACACCCGAAAATGCAATCTGCCTTTTATTTTGCCGCGACTAACGCACGCTTTGGAAAAAGCCTTCCAGCCGAACATTGAGTTTTTAATCGCCAACGGCTCTCACGTCGCCCTTTCAAAGGAGACGCTCGCCGCATTGCTGTCTCCGGAGATATATTCACGCTATCGCGTCACCCAGCATGACGCCAAGGACGAAAGCCGGCTGATCGATTTGGGCACCACCACCTTCGGCACCCCGATACGGCTAAACCGTAAGGTGCGCGAAACGGATTTCATTATTACCGTCAACGGCATTCTTTATCACTATTTTGCCGGATTCGGCGGCGGGGCCAAGATGCTTTTGCCCGGAGTTGCCGGCTATGAAACCATACGCTGCAATCACAGCCTGAGCATCGACCCAAACTACGGCTTTCATCCCAACTGTCGGGAAGGCAATTTGGCCGACAATCCGGTCTTTCAAGACCTGAGACAAGTCCTGAATTTCGTGAACAACGCCCTCTCTTTGCAGGTCGTTCTGGCACCCGAAGGCCGCCTCGCAGCTGCTGCAGGCGGTAATATCCTAGAGGCCCAGGCGAGGCTTCTGCCGATCGTTCAGCAACTTTATGGATTGCCGTTGGAGGAACAGGCGGATTGGGTCATTGCCGATGCGGGCGGCTTTCCCGGCGACGTCAACCTGATTCAGGCGCACAAAGCCATCCATCACGCCTTTCGCACCGTCAAGCGGGGGGGAGCGTTGATCATGATCGCAGAGTGTGGCGAAGGTATAGGCTCGCAGACCTTTTTACCAACGTTCGATTACGGCGACTCACGAACGATGGCCGCAGCCTTGAGCCGCAATTTTCAGATCAACAGTCAAACCGCTCTCGCTCTCAAGGAAAAAACGGAAAATGCAAAAATCTATTTGCTCTCCAATCTGGATCCTGAGATTGTAAAGAAAACGGGGATGATTCCGCTCAAGCGGCCGACGGAAATTGTTGCGTTGGTTGAAAAAGAAGCGTCTGCAGGAAAAACAGGGATCGTCTTTAGACAGGCTAATCTTTATCTGCCGCTATTGGCCGTTAGTTCCTAA
- a CDS encoding flavodoxin domain-containing protein, producing the protein MDVLIAYSSGYGATKEVAERIGEILGQDAAINVRVENLDNLQGEDVEAFDAVVVGSSVRAERPLANVRDFFALNRDVLAQKKVALFAVCLAAATDEGREKVRRDYLGFITEKYPELKFLSSEAFGGKIDLHRLNPIMRRLMQRVLLEHGLPVTERIDTRDWQFIEAWALGLKEKLLGTNGQ; encoded by the coding sequence ATGGATGTATTGATTGCTTACAGCAGTGGTTATGGCGCCACAAAAGAAGTCGCGGAAAGAATCGGCGAAATTCTAGGGCAAGACGCGGCCATCAATGTGAGAGTGGAAAACCTGGATAATCTGCAAGGTGAGGATGTTGAAGCGTTCGATGCCGTCGTTGTCGGAAGCTCAGTGCGGGCCGAGCGTCCGCTTGCCAATGTTCGCGACTTTTTTGCCCTAAATCGGGACGTCTTGGCGCAAAAAAAGGTGGCTCTGTTTGCCGTCTGTCTTGCCGCTGCAACAGACGAGGGACGGGAAAAAGTCCGTCGCGACTATCTTGGCTTTATAACTGAAAAATATCCGGAGCTAAAATTTTTGAGCAGCGAAGCTTTCGGCGGGAAAATCGATTTGCATCGACTCAATCCTATTATGCGGCGGCTGATGCAAAGGGTGCTCCTGGAGCACGGCTTGCCGGTCACCGAGCGGATCGATACGCGTGACTGGCAATTCATCGAAGCATGGGCTCTTGGATTAAAAGAAAAATTGTTAGGAACTAACGGCCAATAG